The following proteins are co-located in the Macadamia integrifolia cultivar HAES 741 chromosome 3, SCU_Mint_v3, whole genome shotgun sequence genome:
- the LOC122073514 gene encoding probable dolichyl pyrophosphate Glc1Man9GlcNAc2 alpha-1,3-glucosyltransferase — protein sequence MESKHEKDPKRNSFTAMEELAWFAGVATCVKLLLIPSYRSTDFEVHRNWLALTFSRPLSQWYSDETSPWTLDYPPLFAYFERVLSVFANLVDPKIVDLHGGLNYSADSVVYFQRISVIVSDLCLFYGVYRLTRSLDSIKRRLVWVLIVWSPALIIVDHMHFQYNGFLLGFLLISLSFLEEGRDLLGGFFFAVLLCFKHLFAVAAPVYFVYLLRHYCRRGLVRGFGRFLMMGAVVGFVFVVSFGPFLYHGQIHQVLGRMFPFGRGLCHAYWAPNFWVFYIILDKVLAFLLAKLGFKIQAPTASFTGGLVGDSSPYAVLPRVTPLVTFVLVLTTISPCLVMAWKKPRPGMITRYVAYAYTCGFLFGWHVHEKASLHFVVPLAIVAMHSLEDARHYFLLSIVSCYSLFPLLFEAKEYPIKVLLLLLHSLLIWAGFSFEFGKTAEAKTSLAQKKDDRVRSKRDPAHVKEGQRIVCWVGMCYLLGLLFVDVWCQFLHPYFLGDRLPFLPLMLISIYCALGITYSWIWQLRWIVRCQ from the exons ATGGAATCAAAACATGAGAAGGACCCAAAACGCAATTCTTTCACAGCCATGGAAGAGCTAGCCTGGTTTGCAGGCGTCGCCACATGCGTTAAGCTGCTCCTTATACCTTCCTATCGAAGCACTGACTTCGAAGTTCACCGTAATTGGCTTGCTCTCACTTTCTCTCGTCCCCTCTCTCAATGGTACTCAGACGAGACAAGCCCATGGACTCTCGACTACCCACCTCTCTTCGCTTACTTTGAACGGGTTCTCTCCGTTTTTGCCAATCTCGTTGATCCCAAGATCGTAGACCTTCATGGTGGATTAAATTACAGTGCAGATTCTGTCGTTTATTTTCAGAGAATCAGCGTTATTGTCTCTGATCTGTGTCTCTTTTACGGAGTCTATAGATTGACTAGAAGCTTGGATTCGATTAAGCGGAGGTTAGTTTGGGTTCTGATTGTGTGGTCGCCGGCGCTTATCATTGTCGATCACATGCATTTTCAATACAATGGGTTTCTTCTTGGGTTCCTTTTGATTTCGCTTTCGTTTTTGGAGGAAGGGAGGGATTTGCTTGGGGGTTTCTTTTTTGCGGTCTTGTTATGCTTCAAACACTTGTTTGCTGTGGCGGCACCCGTGTATTTTGTTTACTTGTTGAGACATTATTGCCGTCGTGGATTGGTTAGGGGGTTTGGAAGGTTTTTGATGATGGGTGCTGTGGTTGGATTCGTTTTCGTGGTTTCATTTGGGCCATTTTTGTACCATGGGCAG ATTCATCAAGTCCTTGGCCGCATGTTTCCGTTTGGTAGGGGACTCTGCCATGCATATTGGGCTCCCAATTTCTGGGTATTTTACATTATTTTGGACAAAGTTCTTGCTTTCTTGCTTGCAAAACTGGGGTTCAAGATCCAGGCACCAACAGCTTCATTCACTGGTGGACTAGTAGGGGACTCGTCCCCATATGCTGTGCTTCCTCGG GTTACCCCATTAGTGACATTTGTGCTGGTCCTAACCACCATATCACCATGTCTGGTTATGGCATGGAAAAAGCCTCGGCCAGGGATGATCACTAGATATGTAGCCTATGCTTACACATGTGGTTTTCTCTTTGGGTGGCATGTTCATGAGAAAGCATCACTCCATTTTGTGGTCCCCCTTGCAATTGTTGCAATGCACAGTTTGGAGGACGCTAGACATTACTTCTTGTTGTCAATAG TGTCCTGCTACTCGTTGTTCCCTCTTCTATTTGAAGCTAAAGAATATCCAATAAAGGTGTTGCTGTTGCTCTTGCACTCTCTTCTCATTTGGGCTGGATTCTCCTTCGAGTTTGGCAAAACTGCAGAAGCAAAAACATCACTCGCTCAGAAAAAGGATGATAGAGTGCGATCTAAACGAGATCCTGCTCATGTCAAAGAAGGCCAACGCATTGTTTGTTGGGTGGGCATGTGTTATTTATTGGGTTTATTATTTGTTGATGTATGGTGTCAGTTTCTGCACCCATATTTTCTTGGTGACAGGCTTCCTTTTTTACCCTTGATGTTGATCTCAATATATTGTGCATTAGGGATCACTTACTCTTGGATTTGGCAGCTACGATGGATTGTTAGATGTCAATGA
- the LOC122073515 gene encoding ATP synthase subunit delta', mitochondrial-like — MLRQAPRLLARATSMVRARAFSSADVPASPTVDSSFVEAWKKVIPNIDPPKTPLAFMKPRPTTPSSIPSKLTVNFVLPYQSELAGKEVDMVIIPATTGQMGVLPGHVATIAELKPGVMSVHEGNDVTKYFISSGFAFIHANSYADIIAVEAVPIDLIDPNLVQKGLAEFTQKLSTANTELEKAEAQIGVDVHSALNAALTG, encoded by the exons ATGTTGCGGCAAGCTCCTCGCCTATTGGCCAGAGCGACCTCCATGGTGAGGGCTCGGGCCTTCTCGTCTGCAGATGTACCGGCGAGTCCAACCGTGGATTCATCGTTCGTAGAGGCATGGAAGAAGGTGATCCCAAACATTGACCCACCTAAGACTCCCCTCGCTTTCATGAAGCCCAGACCCACCACGCCTTCCTCGATCCCTTCCAAGCTCACAGTCAACTTCGTTCTTCCTTACCAATCCGAGCTCGCTGGCAAGGAG gTTGATATGGTCATAATCCCAGCAACAACCGGGcagatgggtgttctacccggACATGTGGCAACTATTGCAGAGCTGAAGCCAGGTGTCATGTCCGTGCATGAAGGGAATGATGTCACCAAGTACTTCATCAGTAGTGGCTTTGCGTTCATTCATGCTAACTCCTATGCAGACATTATTGCTGTTGAGGCAGTACCAATTGATCTCATTGACCCAAACCTTGTCCAGAAGGGGCTTGCAGAGTTCACCCAGAAGCTCAGTACAGCCAATACTGAATTGGAGAAGGCTGAAGCTCAAATTGGAGTAGATGTCCACAGTGCTCTCAATGCGGCCCTCACAGGCTAG